A stretch of Telopea speciosissima isolate NSW1024214 ecotype Mountain lineage chromosome 11, Tspe_v1, whole genome shotgun sequence DNA encodes these proteins:
- the LOC122644961 gene encoding uncharacterized protein LOC122644961: protein MKEHLKFLNRPAVKTIQTAYGDIFDCVGIYKQPALDHPLLKNHTIQMRPSTYPKGLKFKGASSSKAVNIALKNGGCPLGTVPIRRTQMKEIVRATSLSKLGKKIGTDLHYYGFAQMKDAQYYGTQASLNVWNPNVGGNSIKFTLSQIWIVAGPHSTPIDTIEAGWMVYHHLFGDFRTRLFTFWTADNYGQTGCYNLACPGFVLVSQEIGLGMVLDPVSVYNGSQTEIILALYQDMKTGNWWLALGSTDKMIGYWPHNLFKFLNINAAKVAWGGEVFGDAPHPEMGSAHFPEEGFHLEPFSYLVGLVVIAEPIVHAMAANLRPFLEGLMAVFGEALFTGNEVHHVAVLTQLVSTELDSWGRSRQQQIGTHYGALTGRRTKLQSNIADPASMTANLTLNALPSANSPNHGSSSTMEGTKSSTPETHNRLTSVIFNGQNFLPWARAITIALGGRSKLGYINGTIKPPDLKDTKFAE from the exons ATGAAGGAGCACCTAAAGTTTCTCAATAGACCAGCAGTTAAGACCATTCAG ACTGCATATGGGGACATTTTTGATTGTGTTGGTATATACAAGCAACCTGCCTTGGATCATCCTTTACTCAAGAATCATACAATCCAG ATGAGACCCAGCACTTATCCAAAAGGGCTTAAATTCAAAGGGGCTTCTTCATCTAAAGCTGTAAACATAGCACTAAAAAATGGAGGTTGTCCACTTGGAACGGTTCCTATTCGAAGAACTCAAATGAAAGAAATAGTTAGAGCTACTTCACTTTCAAAACTTGGGAAAAAGATCGGTACTGATTTGCATTAT TATGGATTTGCTCAAATGAAAGATGCTCAATATTACGGAACTCAGGCGTCCTTGAATGTATGGAATCCAAATGTAGGTGGCAACTCGATAAAATTTACCCTTTCTCAGATATGGATTGTCGCAGGTCCACATAGTACCCCAATTGACACCATAGAAGCTGGATGGATG GTTTACCATCATCTTTTTGGTGATTTTCGTACCAGACTATTTACATTCTGGACA GCGGACAACTATGGTCAAACAGGTTGCTACAATTTGGCATGTCCAGGTTTTGTGCTAGTGAGCCAAGAGATAGGTTTAGGTATGGTTCTTGATCCTGTATCTGTATATAATGGAAGCCAAACTGAAATAATTCTCGCCCTGTATCAG GACATGAAAACTGGAAATTGGTGGCTAGCATTGGGATCAACTGATAAGATGATTGGTTACTGGCCCCATAATCTTTTCAAGTTCTTAAATATCAATGCAGCCAAGGTAGCTTGGGGAGGTGAAGTTTTTGGCGATGCACCACATCCTGAAATGGGTAGTGCCCATTTTCCTGAAGAAG GTTTCCATCTGGAACCTTTCTCTTATTTGGTGGGCCTGGTGGTAATTGCTGAGCCCATT gttcatGCAATGGCAGCAAATTTAAGGCCATTTTTGGAAGGTTTAATGGCAGTTTTTGGTGAAGCACTCTTCACGGGAAATGAAGTTCATCATGTCGCGGTTCTAACGCAACTTGTTTC GACGGAACTGGACTCTTGGGGAAGATCTCGGCAGCAACAAATTGGCACCCACTATGGGGCATTGACTGGAAGAAGGACAAAACTTCAATCAAATATTGCTGATCCTGCCTCAATGACGGCCAATCTAACACTTAATGCTCTACCATCAGCCAACTCCCCCAATCATG gatcatcatcaacaatggAAGGCACTAAGTCTTCCACACCCGAGACTCATAATCGTCTCACTTCTGTgattttcaatggtcaaaatttccTTCCATGGGCTCGTGCGATTACGATCGCGCTTGGAGGACGATCAAAGCTTGGATATATTAATGGCACAATCAAGCCTCCAGATCTGAAAGATACCAAATTCGCTGAATAG